Proteins encoded by one window of Rhodamnia argentea isolate NSW1041297 chromosome 6, ASM2092103v1, whole genome shotgun sequence:
- the LOC115756195 gene encoding cytosolic sulfotransferase 12-like has translation MAQTPSIPKYLQEDDIPQECRDLIPSLPREDGWVGSSLHLYQGFWISTSHLKGVLACQRHFRARDTDILLITTPKSGSTWLKALLFALLNRAKFSGSSKLQHPLLRQNPHDLLPFLEFQLYFLEDAPDLASLPSPRLFATHLPYQSLPQSVRDSKCKLVYLCRNPKDTFISLWHFTNKARPKDKGDNCLQESLDKFCRGVSLCGPYWDHVLGYHRVSSEIPERALFLKFEDMKEDPHPQLKRLAEFMGCPFSEEETRHGAVEEILRLCSFDNLSALEVNKSGKLASGEETESFFRRGDVGDWVNFLNVEMADRIDQVTEEKLHGSGLKFSCV, from the coding sequence ATGGCTCAAACTCCATCCATCCCAAAGTACTTGCAAGAAGATGACATCCCTCAAGAATGCAGAGACCTCATTCCCTCTCTCCCTCGCGAAGATGGCTGGGTGGGTAGCTCCCTCCACTTGTACCAAGGCTTCTGGATCTCCACAAGCCACCTGAAGGGCGTCCTCGCTTGCCAGAGACACTTCCGAGCCCGAGACACTGACATCCTCCTCATCACCACCCCGAAGTCCGGCTCCACCTGGCTCAAGGCCCTCCTCTTCGCGCTCCTCAACCGGGCCAAGTTCTCGGGCTCCTCAAAACTGCAGCACCCTCTGCTGCGCCAAAACCCTCACGACCTCCTGCCCTTCCTGGAATTCCAACTCTACTTCCTGGAAGATGCTCCCGATCTCGCCTCTCTCCCGTCCCCAAGGCTCTTCGCCACCCACTTGCCTTATCAATCCCTCCCGCAGTCGGTGAGGGACTCCAAGTGCAAGCTGGTGTACCTGTGCAGGAACCCTAAGGACACGTTCATCTCGCTCTGGCACTTCACCAACAAGGCGAGGCCCAAGGACAAGGGCGACAACTGCCTCCAGGAATCGCTCGACAAGTTCTGCCGGGGCGTGAGCTTGTGCGGGCCATACTGGGACCACGTGCTGGGATACCACAGGGTGAGCTCGGAGATCCCCGAGAGGGCTTTGTTCTTGAAGTTCGAGGACATGAAGGAAGATCCGCACCCTCAGTTGAAGAGGCTGGCTGAGTTCATGGGGTGTCCGTTCAGTGAAGAAGAGACGAGACATGGAGCCGTGGAGGAGATACTGAGGCTGTGTAGCTTCGACAATTTGAGCGCCCTGGAGGTGAACAAGAGTGGCAAGTTGGCTTCAGGGGAAGAGACGGAATCCTTCTTCAGGAGAGGCGACGTTGGAGACTGGGTGAATTTCCTGAACGTTGAGATGGCCGACAGGATTGACCAAGTAACGGAAGAGAAGCTGCATGGTTCTGGGTTGAAGTTTTCGTGCGTATAG